GCGTACGACCGAATTTAGAAATTGCTAGAGTTTGACATCCCTACCACCAGAACCTCACTATGGAACTTGATCAGGGATCAAAACCATGATatgatattttatgtgaaactaaAAATAATTCCTTAAAAATGAATTAATATCTTCACAGATATAAAATCGTGTCTCATATTTCATAAACACggtaataaattaaaataaaatcttgagacaattttcttttgaattgtaAATCTGAAAAATAGTCATTTgattaagaattaataaaattcatCACATAGCTCGATAAGGTATGTATATTATCCTAATACATTTACAACATGCAATAATATTAATTTAGTTATAAAATTGTGTATCATATATTAAAAACACAATAATAAGCTAAAATAAAATCTTGAGATAACTTTTTTTGAAATATAAATTTGGAAAATAATCATTTGATTAAGAGTTTAGAAGAAGTGGGTGTTTTCCTAATTTAGAAAACCTTTGGTGTTTCCTGATTCAGGTGTTATTAGATGTCGAGTCTGAGGTCGTGTTTGGCAACTTGGATATTTCAATATGGATTGGGTTAATTATCACCAAATTTGGTGGGCCAATAAAATCAGAGTTCTCATAATCTGATTTGTATGTGTATGTCGTATAGATGTTGCAGTACTTTGGTCGAGCAGATAATGTCAACATTTTATCGAAAGTCTTTCCATATTAAGCTTTATCTCACAATCCCAACAcaattctaaactaatctagttatcTATCTGACATTGAGTATTATCTATTGTtttccatgtaagatctaatagtaaGCTCTGTTACCATGGTATCAAACTGACTAAGAACGCTATACCTATTTCCCATCTTTTTTTCGCAGATGATCTGCTTCTTTTTACTAGAGCTGACTTAGAAAGCAGTACGAATCTCTTAGAATCTCTAAACCTGTTTAGCTAGCATCAGGCCAAGTCATAAAATTTTCAAAATCGGGGCTTTCTTCAGTAAAAAGGTCCATCATAAGCATAAAAGGAAAATATCTAGAATCCTACAGATAAAAATGATTGATATAAAAGATTCTTATTTAGGCGTTCCCTTGTTCATAGATAGATCTAAACTAAAAGCCTTTGATACATAATAAAAGGATGTATAATTGAAAAAATGGAACACATAATAAAAGGATGGATAAGAAAAACTTTATCCCAACCTAGTAAAACCGAAAAATCTGTTCTCTCTGGAATGTCAGTTTCTAGTATGGGCTGTTTTATCATGCCAAAACAAATGACAGCTAGAATTAATACAATTCAGCGGGACTTTTGGTGGAGGAAACGCTCTAATTCCAAAGGGATATACATCAAGGCTTTTGATTTTAATTGATCAGGGTGGCCTAGGTTTCAAAGAAGCTAACAAAGTAAACTTTGCTATGATCGGTAGAATTACATGGAGACTGGTGATTAGTCCCGACGATCTCTGGGAAAAAATCCTCTAAGAAAAGTAATTTAAAAAAATATGGAGCTTTACAATCTAAGAAAAAATCCAAATCCGCATGGATATAAAACTGCATTCTTTAAGGGATTGAAAATAAATCAAGAAATAGAGCATTTAGTAAGTAGGAGATGGGAAATCAATAAACATCTGGAATGACAGATGTATACCAGGAAGGGATACTGCTCCAAACCCAAACTAATCTTACTCCAAACAAAAACATAACACTTGTGTCAGAATTGATCCACTCTAACACAAATAAGTGGAACCAAGTTACCTTACATGATATGTTTAACAATTCTCTAGTCTCTGAAATGATGAACATCAAGTTATACACAACAAAACAAGCACTACTAAAAAAAGATCAACTTAGATGGTCTTTAACCAAAAATGGAGAATTCCCAGTGAAGTCTCCATGCAAAACTTCTCAATCCTTCTTCAACTGtttttaaaactacaaaataattctggGAAACATTATGGAGCATGGACACATCCCAATGAGTTAAGTTTTTTGTTTGGAAATGCTTACAGGATGTTTTACCTACGATGGAGAAACTGGGATCTATTTTGATTGCAGATACTAAATGTGTCTTTTGTCAGACTCATATTGAACCAACCCAACACTTGGTTTTTGATTGTGCATATGCAAAAGAACCATGGAATCTGCCACCAATGGATATATAGAGAGTATCTCTAAACTTTGACTTTGtaaatataattatttttattacagTGAATGGAGGTATGGTAATGAGAACTCAATATCAATGGCTTTGGCCTCTACCAAGTGCTAGTTCATATGGAAGGAGAGATGTCTCAGAGTTTTTGAGGGAAAAAACAGATCTTCTTCTCAATTAGCAATGGCCATATCAATCATTTTGCATATTGCCATCCAAACTTAAACCTTCAAACACACTAGAAAGTGGCTAAAACATCAAACAAAGATATTCTATGGAAACTTCCTAGTGTGACAAAATATATTGTGACGCTTCATGGATATCTACAATTACTAATGCAGGTTTTGGAATTGTTTTCTGCAATCGGACATGAACATTTGGAGGAGCTGAAGCTTTAGAGGTGCATCAACATAAGAAAAAGAACCAATTGCTCTGTTGCAGGCAGTCAAATATGCCAAGTCAAGAAATATTACAAATCTGGTCATTGAGGGGATAACTTTCTACTATTTTATATCTACAAGGCATATAAAATAGTAGATATAAAATTCAATCCAGTGGCAAAAACAATTCAATTCAAGGCATAAACAATTCAATCCAGTGGCAAAGAAAGGCAATCTTAGATGAAGCTAGAAGTTTGGCAGACAACTTGATTTCTTTTTTGGGTTTTCAGTTTACTGACATGAAGGCAAATGGGGTAACAGATATATTAGCACAGAAAGGAAGAAATTTTGCTACAACAATTTTTTGGATGAATCGGCAGCAAGTTTTCTAATTCCTAGTATAACTTTTGACACTTTCAAAGCATATAATGCTCTTACTTTAAATAACTATGTTGTAACAAGATCAGAAAAAACTAATCCAACGAATTCAGACATCATTAGGACATCTCATATTGATTTGATTTCAAACGTGCTTGAGTCTAAAGATTAATCAATCATGTGTAAGTTCGGTTTTGGTTTAATCTATTTTACTTTATAGTATATCTActttgaattatttatttatgaAAATTTTAGGTTTACGCGATGCTAGTAAAGAAGTCGCGAAGGTTTAACTAAACATGTAAGAATATTTATCTAAGAGGGAGGATCCTCTCGCGCTCTTAAATTCATATTATCTCACATTTTGGTGACATTTTCCTAAATAAAATTTAGACGGTATTGtatttgaagttaatattttgaggatatgcTCGTCTTACAGGGCTTTACATACCCACGAAAAAAATTTAGACAATATTGTATTTGAaattaatattttggggatatgctCGTCTTACAAGGCTCTACATACCTACAAAAAAATGAGTAAATTCAGAAATATCAAACATCATCATCTATCAATCTTAATTTTAATGGTTGAAAATTCGTTGGGTAATAGACGGCGGAGTTATACATCTTGGAATGTGACCATTTTTTATGAGTATGTGATCTTGATAAGACAAACATATCCCAAAAATGATAGCTTCAAATACCTTACCGTTTAGTTTTTGTGAAAAAATTAGTGTTCAACCCGTGGGACAGTGAAAACAGGAGTGTGAAGAGATTTCCTTGTTTATCCAATGATGATTTAGGATATTATAAATCGTTAATTAAATAATATTCCCACTTTTGATAATTTTGCGTTAACAAAATTTAAATAAAATCGGATCCATGCACATCCATCCCATTCACCTGCCCACCCGCGAATGTTAGACCCGCAAGTGACTTAGATGGACCGGATGTGGTTCACTACAAATCCACGGATTTTTACTCGTTGCTCATCCCTACCCATTTTACGATTTTCTTTGGATGAAAATTCTTGTGGAACTAGGGATGAGCATGGTCCAGATACCTCATCTCGGAGCTAAAAATccagagagaaaaaaaatccaccattaacattttatgaaaatattaaaTATCACCAATCTTAGGGGTTTCAATCTCCCATTTCAAAACTTTCTAGGAACTTCAACTTCTCAAATTTGGACCTTCATTGGTACAAGCAGATCAACCGATAACAATCATGATGGCTTACTGAAAAGATAACGCAGTAATGGACTGACAACTGCTACGCTTAGGCTGTTACCTAACAATgcatacctgcaaaaaaaaaaaacgaaattaaGCATTCACGCAACGAGACAATAAAAAGCGAAAGAAAATAGAACGAAAGGGTACATATACAACCATCAAGAAAACAAGAGATGGTCAGGGATTATATTTTGTGTTCTGCTTTTTTCTTAAAGAGAAAGGAAATTTGTTTAGGTCCTGAAAGGCATCCTCCATCATCCAATATGACCTGAAATCTTCAAAATGTAACATACCGTTGCTTTAGGCTTATGTGCTCAGGAAAGTGAAAATTTTCTGGGAAAGAATGTAGATTAGCAACCTGATATTATACAAAAAATATAGTTAACATAAGGGATCAGTAGGTTGTcaataagaaaaagataaaaggAGGAAAAGATGGGTAAGAATGGTTTTACCTCCCTAGGTGTAAAATATCGCAACCCCTGCTCAGACAAGGGTGATAGTTTACCCTTCTTCTCTGGCTGTTAATCAATTGAAAAGCAAGTATCATGACAGATTTTGGTCATTTTTCCGATATAGAACCAAAAATAGATTGCTTTCCATAAGATGGAAATTTAAGGGGAAAAAATTACTAGATATAAGAATCTTACTTGTATAGTTGCCAAGAGAGATCCAGTGCCCTTAACATACCGGTAATAGCTTTTTGTGAAACAACAACATCGTTTTGAATCAGAATAAACAATATCTAAAATGGCCACTTAAGGATAAACTAGGTGATAcaataaaaaaagagaaatcagaaataGTAAGTAAAATTTGAAAAGGATACCCATCGCACTTCCTAATTTTTCAATCAAGCACAGTGGAACATTATATTGTCCTGCAACATTATTGCCAGGGTCATTTTGTTCTGTCGTACTTTCGGAACTTTCACAACCCCTGGCACAAGCACTTGATTCCTGGCACAACTGTGATTCCGTACAATCCAATTGATTAATAGGAAAATTGAATTCCAGAAAGTTCTCGATTGGTTTGCATAAATGAAGCCATTTTCCCCATCCTTCATGTGCTTGATCATCCCCATTCGTCCATGTGTTATCATCGTTATCGGACAAGGGACTAGGATTCCACAGTAGCTGGTTGTTGACGTGCGGCTTCAGAAACTTTAAGGGTTCTCTTTTCGCCTGTAAATAAAAACAGCTGAAAAGATAAAGTGCAGGATGTTGGAAATTCAGCTCTTTAATATCATTATTTATACCTAAACATGATTATAGCTTCCCTTATGATCAGAATGAACCCTAGAATGAACATCTTCTACAACCAATACGACCAACAAAAAACAATCTGATTCTATTAGACATAGTAAATACATAGTAAAAACAGTTGATACATAGACTGACAGAGTAAAGTTACAGAAAAACAATCTGATTCTATTAGACTAATTCAGCTCATTTCATACAAGCATAATACATAGCGTAAAGATACAGAAATATAATCTAATTCAATTAGGCTTTTTACTTGGACTTCTGCTTCTATTTCTTCCAGCTCTATTGATGGAAGAAAAAACATTCATGCATGAGGCCATAAGAGGGTCCTTAGAAAGCTTGATATATGCATCAGGAGTTGGAGGGACAGCTCATACTTGACATGTGATGTATGCCACCTCAAGGTCTGATTAAGTTACTCTAGACTTGATGTAGCACTAACGAAAGACACGCTTAGATACATAATTATTCCTTAACCTACTCTAATAAGGATTAACACTAATCTGTTAAGCTTAAACTAATTCTGATTTGTAGCCAAACCATAGAAAAGGCATCCAAGTAGACATAAATTTAGAAGTATTTTACCCAGCATGCAATTTGTCAGAGAGAAATCACTACAAACAGCTTTTTCTCATGCCAATTCTTATTTAGAGAAAATGTTGTTCCTGAGAAGGGGATCGTCCCTCTACCTCTCTTCTTGTTTATCTCTCTGTTTCTTTAATcgtaaaattgaaattaactAGGAAGTGTAAGCAAATGATTCGCTAGGTCCTATAATAGGTAAAAGGAACCACTCCCTGTAAGTGTGCTTCACCGTCTGATTTACATATCTAAGCCTCTGAAATCCTGCGCAGGACATCAAGAAGAATACAAGGAATTCTCCTTACATTATAAGTATTTGACAGAAATCCCACTAACCACCCCTTCAAGATCCCCACTAAGACCATTCTTTTCTATTTTATCTATTTTTGATAGATACACTGATACGATCTCCCTGTGTGTCATGGTATCTATTAGTATTGCATAACCAAATCATTCCTACAAAGTAAGGATTTTTACTCTAATCATTTCTGTTgaatacacacacacacatacacacacTCTATTTGCCGTGTCGTGTGGAACAAAATGCATAAGATTGTAAATACAATTAATCCATTGAAGAGTGAGGACACCTCAACAATTAAACACTAAAATCACAAAAGCTTGCAAGGATTATCTAGTGATGTGTTCTCTTCAGGATATGTTCCATCCCTGAAACTTCTAACAAAAGCCTCTTGTTTTCCCTTTTTCCTTACTTTCCACAGGCATGAGCTCCTGGGTCATAATGTCAGGCCATAACATATGGGTTATCCTAATGGGTAAGTTTCTGTAAGGTATCCTAATTCGTCCTGAGAACTTCCCCAGATCACTGTTATAGTATATCTACATAGCTGGACTGATGCAATCAAGTTCCGTGCCAAAAGAATTTGTAACAAGATAAATGGCTACGAATGCTCCAAACCTGAGGCAGTACTAGAAGAAAAATACTTATCCCAGCTGTGGGTTTTATAACAAGCTAAATTTACTAATGCCATATTTCTAGAGCGATTACTTCATCTTCTGGAATGAAGAAAGTGAGAAGTATATGCAGAATACAGGAATtggaagagaaaaagataagaaaatTACCAGGCAAAAGTATCTTGGTCTAGAATAAGGCACACCAAACTGTAATGGACTCAAAATAAATTCCTGTGTGGTAAAAGAAGTCTTCTTCAACATCTCGACCATTTGCTTATGTGTATCAGATGTCTGGAAAACAATAAATATGTAGTCAGAATATGCACCAAAGAAACTTACTACATCTAAGTCAGAGTCGGGAAGTGAAAAATAATGACAATAATCATTAATCTCCAGATCGCTAAAACTGTGTACCTCAAACCCAACAACATTCTCCACGAATAGCATGAGTGGTGGGCTTGACAGTTTCGGGATAAGTTCAAGAATATTAAGAAAAGAGAATGCGCGTGCATCACCAGAATCCTTCTGCAAACCTATGAAAAACACAAattattaaacaaaaacaagaaattcCAACTCCAGACTCCCAAAAAATGGAACACATAACTCGAAAGCTAGACCTTGCCGTGTATAAGGTTGACATGGAGGAGAAAGCAGCCACACATTCGCCGCATATTTGTCTAGCTCAGCAACAGTTAGACTTTGAATATTTCCCTActctcacacaaaacattacaggtAATTAAGAACATATACACTTCCAAAGGATAACAAAATGGAAAATTTATCTTTAGCTACGCTGCTTGTGCTGACTACAATTCATTCATGTCAGATGCAAAGTAATGTCGCCTAAGCAAGAAATAAGTAACTACAGGTTATACTGGCAACACAACGTGGGAGTGTTTGCACACAACATTACATGCACATAATTAAGAACAAATGTACCTCCGAAAGATAACAAAATGGAGAATTAATCATTAGATAGACAACAAAATGGAAAATATGTCATTAGCTATGCCCTCTTGTGGTGACTAAAATTTATCCCTGTTAATGTCTCCAAAGCAAGAAGTCCGTAATTACAAACTTAAGTGATGGCGGCACACACCGTGCAGCAATTACTAGTATCTAATTTCATtgtttgcatatatatatataagcagaTTATAGCAGCAATAGGAATGAATACATACTTGATAAGGTCTATGACCAAAATTATGTTCATAAACACCATTTGCTTTGTCATTTATATCAATTGATTCCACCATTGTTGCTTCTACTCCAGCTTCCATAATCGAATATCTCTGCAAGTaattaccaaaaccctaaatacAGAAACAAAGTGTGaaaaaaacaaaattagggtttatgtttgaAAAATCTTTACCATCCCTCCAATACCACTGTAGAATTCCAATACTCTCCATGGCTCTTGGTCTTCGCCTTTACAAAGAGTATCGCCCATTTGATGATTCCAGGAAACAcactgattttttttgttttcagggCGGGAAGAATCTAAGTTTAGTAGCTCAGCCTCAGCTTAGTGCCTCAAAATAACACCAAGTTGGTTGGAATGGTGGTGATTCATATTCATGTACTGCTTGGTGCTAAGAATTTTGGCCCGGAGAAAATGACACGGCTCGCGATTTAACCCCAAGTGCCATGAGTTTTGGATGAGTCTATATATAGAGggttgtttgattttgtataactcAACTGACTTTACAAAGAGTGGTACATCATATATGcttttagttttggatgaattaaataaggctgcacaagaaccggttgaGAAGACCTGTACTGGAGTGGAACCGGAAAAACCGGACCGGTACTTTACCGGAACCGGTGTAGCCGGTACATGGACCGGAACAGAAAATGAGTACCGGGATAAAACAGGTACAGGGAACGGTTTTTGGTTTGGGACCGGCTTGTACCGGACCATAAGTACTGGTTCATATGAGTCGTTCAGATCTTGAGCTATGTTTAATCTAAGTCGTCCATCCTAggtaaagagtaaagaaagacAATCGTGAAAAGTTCACTCATTTTTCTTCATGTTTTTTTCTCCAGAGAACAGCGACAGCCCACTCTCTTATCTGTTTGATTCCATCCTAATCGATCACTtgattcacttcttcttcttcaccatcgaGTCAGgtaattcttcttctccttcttgttcgatttagggtttgattgtagattgatttagggttttcatGGTTAGGgttttaataattttaacaagAAGTTAAGATTATCTAATGGGTTCTATACTTAAATTGATTGTAGATTAATTTATGGTTTTCATTGGTTTCTTTGATTTATGTGTTTATTTcaaaatgggttttggtttttgataaattttgatgttttgataATCTTAGTTTCGTGTATGTTTGACAGCAATAACTTCATAGAAATCAACCACTGGGTGGGTTTTGGAAGCAGAAGCTCATTCTGGTCTTTTAACTAGTACTCAATAAAGGTATACCTTATGTTATGAAACCGGTTTCTTCTTATTTTAGAATCCTATTTAGGGCTTAATAGGTTTCTTACTATTTTAGATTTGTTAATTCAATTACTGACTTAGTGTATGTTCTTTCCAATGTTTGTTAGATGACCACATCAAATTCAACTCCAACTACAAATGCAACCCCAACTACAAATGCAACTCAACAAACAGaagttggatcatcctctcaagATGCATCTCACACAAATGAATCTGAAACTGCAACTCCAACAAGTACAGTTGAAGCAGTTAAAGTTGGTGATAGCAAAAAGAAGCACGACAAAGTGAGATCAACTATTTGGTTGGAAATGACTAGGATAAATGATGATCTTGGTGAATGTCATCATTGCCACAAGACATATGCTGCTCACAATGACAATAATGGCACTTCTGGATTACGAAAGCATTTGAATAGATGTATGagaaatcctaacaggaagaaaGAAAATGGACAACCATCTCTGTTGATGCCACCCCCAAAACCAGGTCAGGATGGTAAACTTATTGCTCATACTTACAGTTATGAAAGGTTAAGAAGGCGTCTTGTTGAGTGGATAATTACGGATGAAATACCTTTTAGAAAAGTAGAAGGGTCATGCTTTGTGGAAATGATGCAAGAGGCACAACCTAGGTTCAAGGTTCCAGGACGTATGACAATTTATAGGGATATGTTAAAGATGTATGTAGAAGAGAAGAATAACCTAAAAACTTACTCTTGACATCTAAGCAGGGGATATCTTTGACAACTGACACATGGACAtcaccaaataattttaattatatttgtgTAACCGCTCACTACATTGATCATAACTGGAAACTACAGAAGAGAATACTCATGTTTTGTCAAGTTGAAGGCTACACAGGTAATGCAATCAGTGAGAAGCTGGTGGATTGTTTGAAGGATTGGGGTCTAAAAGATGTATTTGGTGTCACTCTAGACAATGTCAGCGCCAACACAGTAGCTATGGATCATCTGCAGAAAGTTGTTACTAGCTGGACAGGATCACCAATTAGAGCTaaatatttacatgtaagattctcaTTTCACATCATTCTGGTCTCTTCTATTAACTTTAACTAGTATTATTCATACATGTTCATTAATAATCATAGATTCATAATGTGAGACTTGACTGGACATTGAGTGAGTTGAGTTAGAACTTTGAAGTACACTCTGAATTAATGTACATGTTACGGCATTTTATGTTGCTCCTTGTATGTTTATTTCTTATTGTTGTATGGGTTCTTTTAGTTCTCTGTTCAAGTTTGTTCTAGCAAATGGCCACTGTCATATGTTGGAAGTAAATGTATGATTTAGgtgttctttttctttatattttgtgTTTCAGCAGTTTATATTGTTTAAGTTGTTGTTTGTTATAAGGGTTTTTCAGTTCTCGTCTGTTTTAGTTTGTCGGTTTTACTCAAGTCCTATGTTGAAGTACATGCATGATGTGGGTGCTCTTTTTCTTTATATAAATGTGTTTCATAAGTTCATGTCCTGGTTCACTGCTTGTTAGTATTACTTATAGACAATTAGACATAGTTCTAATTCTTCTGAATTTGTGTGTGGTTTTCTTCTAAATACACATAGTTCTGAATTTGTTAGCATCTTAtgactaatttttcttggttattTGTTATCAGGTGAGGTGTGCAGCCCATGTTCTTGCTCTTATCATAAAAGATGTAGTATGGATCTTTAATGAATCAGTTAAAAGGATAAGTTCGGTTATAAAATATGTTCTTAGTTCTCCTTCTAGGTATGAAAAGTTTAAACAATGTGCTTCCCTAGCAAAGGTAAATTACAAGAAAGCACTGACTTTAGATGTGTACACCCGATGGAATAGCACTTACTTGATGTTAGATGCTGCGCAAAGATATGAAAAAGTTTTTGCACTGTTAGCACAGATTGATGAGGACTTTCAAGAGAGGTTTATTTTTGAGCAGGACAAGAAATCTGTTTTACCAAGTGATGCTGATATTGAGGAAGCTATAGCTAGTGATGATATCATGGAAGAAGTGGTTGAAGATATGGAAGAAGGTGAAGAGGTTGAGCATATGGAAGAATAGGTTGAAGAGGTAGATCCAGCAGGCAAgaacaaggcaaagaagaagaataagaagaaagtaCAGACACATGCCCCTTATAAAgaagattggaaatatgctagaggTCTTGTGAAGTGTTTAAAGGTATTCTTTGATGCAACTGTGAATTTTTCTGCTTATACACAAGTCACTACTCATACTTTCTTATGGGAATTGGTATTCATCCATGAAAAATTAATTGAATTTAGAGAAAACATAGCATCAGATCCATTTATTGCACGTATGTCTCGTCTTATGTTTTCCAAATACaataagtattggggtgtgtatGAGAGAACGAATTCTGTTATGTTTTTTGCTCAACTGTTGGATCCAAGAGAGAAACAAAAGGGGCTAGAATTTACTCTTAACTGTTTGTTTGAAAACAATTCTGGGAGGTTCAAAgaattatgagaaagatgaaattAGAATTTCAGGAACTCTTTGATGATTATAGGTCAGTGTATTCAACTCATGAGGAAGGGTCATCTAGTGCTGCTCTGGTAGTTGCCAGTTCAGTTAGCATGCAATCTcaagactttaaatttagaatTCAATCAAGGAAGAGACAGTATTGGGACAACCCaagttgtgttgaagaagcaAGAACAACGGAGTTGGATAGGTACTTGACAGATGTGATGGATGGAAAAATGCGTGAAGTAGATCAAGATGACGACTTtgacatattggcttggtggcaggctaatgcaAACATGTATAAGATACTGTCATACATGGCAAGAGATATATTATCCATGCATGTGTCTTCAGTTTCCTCTGAATCAGATTTTAGCACCGGGAAGCGCGTGCTTACTCTATGGAGAGCTTCTATGTCTACAACGACAGTTGAGGCATTTCTCTGTACACAAATTTATTTACAAAAACccattgctcttgatcttctatgtgattatgtacctgatgatgatggtgaagatgcgGCAAGTACTTAtttaggtttttcttcttttttgttttctttaatagtATTACTTTTCTTGTATTGGTACGTACttcttgtttatcttttttttttgcctgTTGCAGTCATAATTGAAAATCTCCTAAAAGCTTGAATTTTATTCCTTGGCTCCTTGCTAA
This DNA window, taken from Papaver somniferum cultivar HN1 chromosome 3, ASM357369v1, whole genome shotgun sequence, encodes the following:
- the LOC113361076 gene encoding DNA (cytosine-5)-methyltransferase-like; translated protein: MGDTLCKGEDQEPWRVLEFYSGIGGMRYSIMEAGVEATMVESIDINDKANGVYEHNFGHRPYQGNIQSLTVAELDKYAANVWLLSPPCQPYTRQGLQKDSGDARAFSFLNILELIPKLSSPPLMLFVENVVGFETSDTHKQMVEMLKKTSFTTQEFILSPLQFGVPYSRPRYFCLAKREPLKFLKPHVNNQLLWNPSPLSDNDDNTWTNGDDQAHEGWGKWLHLCKPIENFLEFNFPINQLDCTESQLCQESSACARGCESSESTTEQNDPGNNVAGQYNVPLCLIEKLGSAMDIVYSDSKRCCCFTKSYYRYVKGTGSLLATIQPEKKGKLSPLSEQGLRYFTPREVANLHSFPENFHFPEHISLKQRYALLGNSLSVAVVSPLLRYLFSKPS
- the LOC113359222 gene encoding zinc finger BED domain-containing protein RICESLEEPER 2-like, with the translated sequence MFCQVEGYTGNAISEKLVDCLKDWGLKDVFGVTLDNVSANTVAMDHLQKVVTSWTGSPIRAKYLHVRCAAHVLALIIKDVVWIFNESVKRISSVIKYVLSSPSRYEKFKQCASLAKVNYKKALTLDVYTRWNSTYLMLDAAQRYEKVFALLAQIDEDFQERFIFEQDKKSVLPSDADIEEAIASDDIMEEVVEDMEEGEEVEHMEE